One genomic window of Anoplolepis gracilipes chromosome 5, ASM4749672v1, whole genome shotgun sequence includes the following:
- the LOC140665898 gene encoding protein Fer3 isoform X1, protein MEIKHQRAIDIFQIPAFGFLRGSCCLDQPILSDEIYSRQVIAAEMSQYVGGDIASYPMWDSSVLYQAQPPTHPHVNEHGLYRQPCALLHQSRYTPNGRSPNLPSSTTKKPRRRVATVSQRRAANIRERRRMFNLNEAFDKLRRKVPTFAYEKRLSRIETLRLAITYIAFMGELLGIEPSSPKPEYIPREYYLPN, encoded by the exons ATGGAAATCAAGCACCA ACGCGCTATAGATATCTTTCAGATACCGGCTTTTGGATTTTTGCGTGGTTCGTGTTGCCTGGACCAACCGATTCTCTCAGATGAAATCTATTCGCGACAGGTAATCGCGGCGGAAATGTCGCAGTACGTCGGCGGTGATATCGCCAGCTACCCGATGTGGGATAGTTCCGTGTTGTATCAAGCACAGCCGCCTACCCATCCGCACGTGAACGAGCACGGATTGTACAGGCAACCCTGCGCCTTGTTGCACCAGAG tCGTTATACGCCAAACGGCCGTTCGCCGAATCTGCCGTCGTCGACGACGAAGAAACCGAGGCGTCGAGTGGCGACGGTCTCCCAGAGGAGAGCCGCGAATATCCGGGAGAGGCGCAGAATGTTCAATCTAAACGAAGCCTTTGATAAACTCCGTAGAAAA GTACCGACGTTCGCTTACGAGAAACGACTTTCGAGAATCGAAACGCTGCGCTTGGCGATCACGTACATCGCTTTCATGGGGGAGTTACTCGGTATCGAGCCAAGTAGTCCAAAACCGGAATACATACCACGAGAGTATTACTTGCCGAACTGA
- the LOC140665898 gene encoding protein Fer3 isoform X2, with amino-acid sequence MSYTESLWEINGNQAPVIAAEMSQYVGGDIASYPMWDSSVLYQAQPPTHPHVNEHGLYRQPCALLHQSRYTPNGRSPNLPSSTTKKPRRRVATVSQRRAANIRERRRMFNLNEAFDKLRRKVPTFAYEKRLSRIETLRLAITYIAFMGELLGIEPSSPKPEYIPREYYLPN; translated from the exons ATGAGCTACACCGAATCGCTGTGGGAGATCAATGGAAATCAAGCACCA GTAATCGCGGCGGAAATGTCGCAGTACGTCGGCGGTGATATCGCCAGCTACCCGATGTGGGATAGTTCCGTGTTGTATCAAGCACAGCCGCCTACCCATCCGCACGTGAACGAGCACGGATTGTACAGGCAACCCTGCGCCTTGTTGCACCAGAG tCGTTATACGCCAAACGGCCGTTCGCCGAATCTGCCGTCGTCGACGACGAAGAAACCGAGGCGTCGAGTGGCGACGGTCTCCCAGAGGAGAGCCGCGAATATCCGGGAGAGGCGCAGAATGTTCAATCTAAACGAAGCCTTTGATAAACTCCGTAGAAAA GTACCGACGTTCGCTTACGAGAAACGACTTTCGAGAATCGAAACGCTGCGCTTGGCGATCACGTACATCGCTTTCATGGGGGAGTTACTCGGTATCGAGCCAAGTAGTCCAAAACCGGAATACATACCACGAGAGTATTACTTGCCGAACTGA
- the LOC140665898 gene encoding protein Fer3 isoform X3, with protein MSYTESLWEINGNQAPIPAFGFLRGSCCLDQPILSDEIYSRQVIAAEMSQYVGGDIASYPMWDSSVLYQAQPPTHPHVNEHGLYRQPCALLHQSRYTPNGRSPNLPSSTTKKPRRRVATVSQRRAANIRERRRMFNLNEAFDKLRRKVPTFAYEKRLSRIETLRLAITYIAFMGELLGIEPSSPKPEYIPREYYLPN; from the exons ATGAGCTACACCGAATCGCTGTGGGAGATCAATGGAAATCAAGCACCA ATACCGGCTTTTGGATTTTTGCGTGGTTCGTGTTGCCTGGACCAACCGATTCTCTCAGATGAAATCTATTCGCGACAGGTAATCGCGGCGGAAATGTCGCAGTACGTCGGCGGTGATATCGCCAGCTACCCGATGTGGGATAGTTCCGTGTTGTATCAAGCACAGCCGCCTACCCATCCGCACGTGAACGAGCACGGATTGTACAGGCAACCCTGCGCCTTGTTGCACCAGAG tCGTTATACGCCAAACGGCCGTTCGCCGAATCTGCCGTCGTCGACGACGAAGAAACCGAGGCGTCGAGTGGCGACGGTCTCCCAGAGGAGAGCCGCGAATATCCGGGAGAGGCGCAGAATGTTCAATCTAAACGAAGCCTTTGATAAACTCCGTAGAAAA GTACCGACGTTCGCTTACGAGAAACGACTTTCGAGAATCGAAACGCTGCGCTTGGCGATCACGTACATCGCTTTCATGGGGGAGTTACTCGGTATCGAGCCAAGTAGTCCAAAACCGGAATACATACCACGAGAGTATTACTTGCCGAACTGA